The following proteins are encoded in a genomic region of Actinomadura sp. NAK00032:
- a CDS encoding UdgX family uracil-DNA binding protein (This protein belongs to the uracil DNA glycosylase superfamily, members of which act in excision repair of DNA. However, it belongs more specifically to UdgX branch, whose founding member was found to bind uracil in DNA (where it does not belong), without cleaving it, appears to promote DNA repair by a pathway involving RecA, rather than base excision.), which translates to MNAKPSHDAEPFLPRTPGERADLGALRRAAADCRGCDLYADATQTVFGEGSPGGRIVLVGEQPGDQEDRKGHPFVGPAGRVLDRALEEAGIERGDVYVTNAVKHFKFKRQAAGKRRIHETPNAGEMRACRPWLLAELRVLEPDVVVVLGATAGKALLGSSFRVTKQRGRLMALPDLETIGTPAAGRELGEAPPERADTRLLATIHPSAVLRAEDRDAVYAGLLDDLRIVASALA; encoded by the coding sequence ATGAACGCGAAACCTTCCCATGACGCGGAACCGTTCCTGCCCCGGACGCCCGGGGAGCGCGCCGATCTCGGCGCCCTGCGCCGCGCGGCCGCGGACTGCCGGGGCTGCGACCTCTACGCCGACGCCACCCAGACGGTCTTCGGGGAGGGCTCGCCGGGCGGCCGGATCGTGCTCGTCGGCGAGCAGCCCGGCGACCAGGAGGACCGCAAGGGCCACCCGTTCGTCGGCCCCGCCGGACGCGTCCTCGACCGGGCCCTGGAGGAGGCCGGGATCGAGCGCGGCGACGTCTACGTCACCAACGCCGTGAAGCACTTCAAGTTCAAGCGGCAGGCGGCCGGCAAGCGGCGCATCCACGAGACGCCGAACGCCGGGGAGATGCGCGCGTGCCGCCCCTGGCTGCTCGCAGAGCTGCGGGTCCTGGAGCCGGACGTCGTCGTCGTGCTCGGCGCCACCGCCGGCAAGGCGCTGCTCGGCTCGTCGTTCCGGGTGACGAAGCAGCGCGGGCGCCTGATGGCGCTGCCCGACCTGGAGACGATCGGTACCCCGGCTGCGGGGCGCGAACTCGGCGAGGCGCCGCCGGAGCGGGCCGACACGCGGCTGCTGGCGACGATCCACCCGTCCGCCGTGCTGCGCGCCGAGGACCGCGACGCCGTCTACGCGGGCCTCCTGGACGACCTGAGGATCGTCGCCTCCGCCCTCGCGTGA
- a CDS encoding metal-dependent transcriptional regulator encodes MTSHGLIDTTEMYLRTVFELEEEGIIPLRARIAERLSQSGPTVSQTVARMERDGLLRVEGDRHLALTESGRGLATRVMRKHRLAECLLVNVIGLPWEDVHIEACRWEHVMSEDVERRLVALLDNPTTCPHGNPIPGLDELGGHGEDGDPAPLSVMTAVASPAGSGAVIRRISEQVQSDSDLMLRLKQIGIQPGREVILRATDDGVRVISDDEDEGPATELPRDIAEHVFVSRR; translated from the coding sequence GTGACCTCACACGGCCTTATCGATACCACGGAGATGTACCTCCGGACGGTTTTCGAGCTCGAAGAGGAGGGGATCATTCCCCTCCGCGCGCGCATCGCGGAGCGGCTCTCCCAGAGCGGCCCGACGGTGAGCCAGACGGTCGCGCGCATGGAGCGCGACGGCCTGCTCAGGGTCGAGGGCGATCGGCATCTCGCACTGACCGAAAGCGGTCGCGGTCTCGCCACGCGCGTCATGCGCAAGCACCGGCTGGCCGAGTGCCTGCTGGTCAACGTGATCGGCCTGCCCTGGGAGGACGTCCACATCGAGGCGTGCCGCTGGGAGCACGTGATGTCGGAGGACGTCGAGCGCCGCCTGGTCGCGCTGCTGGACAACCCGACCACCTGCCCGCACGGCAACCCGATCCCCGGGCTGGACGAGCTCGGCGGGCACGGCGAGGACGGCGACCCCGCGCCGCTGTCGGTGATGACCGCCGTCGCGAGCCCCGCCGGGTCCGGCGCGGTGATCCGGCGGATCAGCGAGCAGGTGCAGAGCGACAGCGACCTGATGCTTAGACTCAAGCAGATAGGGATACAACCGGGACGAGAGGTGATTCTCCGGGCGACCGATGACGGGGTACGGGTGATCAGTGACGACGAGGACGAGGGGCCCGCGACAGAGCTGCCGCGCGACATCGCCGAACACGTCTTCGTCAGCAGGCGCTGA